In Brienomyrus brachyistius isolate T26 chromosome 19, BBRACH_0.4, whole genome shotgun sequence, one DNA window encodes the following:
- the LOC125714707 gene encoding syndecan-2-like isoform X2 yields MQGIFVLLLYLGLRSPVALSGSLLLEDMEGSGDDMEFSGLQEWMEDNSTEAVVGANASAEPPSEPQRPSTSALASAPPHLRHKSAEKDDLKKPVATRSTPEDQETLQDLEGSGDERFSGEGPVSISLTTRTSASTLSEDEFIPRVWIKDTHERTDDFSFEPPKMTETRDSSFDSLAKSHGLLERTEVLTGVTAGCLVTLALAITLISFMVHRLKKKDEDNYDMGKERRANDGYQKSARQEGCDT; encoded by the exons ATGCAAGGCATTTTCGTCTTACTGTTGTACCTAGGATTACGTTCCCCTGTTGCATTGTCG GGCTCCTTGCTTCTGGAGGACATGGAAGGGTCAGGTGATGACATGGAATTTTCCGGCTTACAGGAATGGATGGAGGACAATAGCACGGAAG CCGTCGTTGGTGCGAATGCATCTGCAGAGCCGCCTTCTGAACCACAAAGGCCAAGCACCAGTGCGTTGGCCAGCGCACCCCCTCACCTGAGGCACAAATCGGCTGAGAAAGACGATTTAAAGAAGCCAGTGGCCACCAGGTCTACACCTGAAGACCAGGAGACCCTGCAGGACCTTGAAGGCTCCGGGGATGAACGTTTTTCCGGGGAAGGTCCAGTTTCCATATCCCTTACAACCCGGACGAGTGCTTCCACCTTGTCTGAAGATGAGTTCATCCCACGGGTCTGGATTAAAGACACACATGAAAGGACT GACGACTTTAGCTTCGAACCACCCAAGATGACGGAGACGAGAGACTCATCTTTCGACAGTCTGGCGAAGAGCCATGGTCTTCTGGAGAGAACTGAAGTTCTTACGG GGGTCACTGCTGGGTGCTTGGTGACTCTGGCGCTGGCTATTACCTTGATATCTTTCATGGTGCATCGGCTGAAGAAAAAAGATGAGGACAATTATGACATGGGCAAGGAGAGACGCGCCAACGATGGATACCAGAAGTCAGCaaggcaggaggggtgtgacaCTTGA
- the LOC125714707 gene encoding syndecan-2-like isoform X1, which yields MQGIFVLLLYLGLRSPVALSGSLLLEDMEGSGDDMEFSGLQEWMEDNSTEVAVVGANASAEPPSEPQRPSTSALASAPPHLRHKSAEKDDLKKPVATRSTPEDQETLQDLEGSGDERFSGEGPVSISLTTRTSASTLSEDEFIPRVWIKDTHERTDDFSFEPPKMTETRDSSFDSLAKSHGLLERTEVLTGVTAGCLVTLALAITLISFMVHRLKKKDEDNYDMGKERRANDGYQKSARQEGCDT from the exons ATGCAAGGCATTTTCGTCTTACTGTTGTACCTAGGATTACGTTCCCCTGTTGCATTGTCG GGCTCCTTGCTTCTGGAGGACATGGAAGGGTCAGGTGATGACATGGAATTTTCCGGCTTACAGGAATGGATGGAGGACAATAGCACGGAAG TAGCCGTCGTTGGTGCGAATGCATCTGCAGAGCCGCCTTCTGAACCACAAAGGCCAAGCACCAGTGCGTTGGCCAGCGCACCCCCTCACCTGAGGCACAAATCGGCTGAGAAAGACGATTTAAAGAAGCCAGTGGCCACCAGGTCTACACCTGAAGACCAGGAGACCCTGCAGGACCTTGAAGGCTCCGGGGATGAACGTTTTTCCGGGGAAGGTCCAGTTTCCATATCCCTTACAACCCGGACGAGTGCTTCCACCTTGTCTGAAGATGAGTTCATCCCACGGGTCTGGATTAAAGACACACATGAAAGGACT GACGACTTTAGCTTCGAACCACCCAAGATGACGGAGACGAGAGACTCATCTTTCGACAGTCTGGCGAAGAGCCATGGTCTTCTGGAGAGAACTGAAGTTCTTACGG GGGTCACTGCTGGGTGCTTGGTGACTCTGGCGCTGGCTATTACCTTGATATCTTTCATGGTGCATCGGCTGAAGAAAAAAGATGAGGACAATTATGACATGGGCAAGGAGAGACGCGCCAACGATGGATACCAGAAGTCAGCaaggcaggaggggtgtgacaCTTGA
- the LOC125714707 gene encoding syndecan-2-like isoform X3 — MEGSGDDMEFSGLQEWMEDNSTEAVVGANASAEPPSEPQRPSTSALASAPPHLRHKSAEKDDLKKPVATRSTPEDQETLQDLEGSGDERFSGEGPVSISLTTRTSASTLSEDEFIPRVWIKDTHERTDDFSFEPPKMTETRDSSFDSLAKSHGLLERTEVLTGVTAGCLVTLALAITLISFMVHRLKKKDEDNYDMGKERRANDGYQKSARQEGCDT; from the exons ATGGAAGGGTCAGGTGATGACATGGAATTTTCCGGCTTACAGGAATGGATGGAGGACAATAGCACGGAAG CCGTCGTTGGTGCGAATGCATCTGCAGAGCCGCCTTCTGAACCACAAAGGCCAAGCACCAGTGCGTTGGCCAGCGCACCCCCTCACCTGAGGCACAAATCGGCTGAGAAAGACGATTTAAAGAAGCCAGTGGCCACCAGGTCTACACCTGAAGACCAGGAGACCCTGCAGGACCTTGAAGGCTCCGGGGATGAACGTTTTTCCGGGGAAGGTCCAGTTTCCATATCCCTTACAACCCGGACGAGTGCTTCCACCTTGTCTGAAGATGAGTTCATCCCACGGGTCTGGATTAAAGACACACATGAAAGGACT GACGACTTTAGCTTCGAACCACCCAAGATGACGGAGACGAGAGACTCATCTTTCGACAGTCTGGCGAAGAGCCATGGTCTTCTGGAGAGAACTGAAGTTCTTACGG GGGTCACTGCTGGGTGCTTGGTGACTCTGGCGCTGGCTATTACCTTGATATCTTTCATGGTGCATCGGCTGAAGAAAAAAGATGAGGACAATTATGACATGGGCAAGGAGAGACGCGCCAACGATGGATACCAGAAGTCAGCaaggcaggaggggtgtgacaCTTGA
- the tbpl1 gene encoding TATA box-binding protein-like 1, which yields MEANNDVALDIIITNVVSVFRTRCHLNLRTIALEGSNVIYKPEVGKVLMKLRKPRITASIWSSGKIICTGATSEEEAKLGARRLARCLQKLGFKVKFTAFKVVNVLAVCTMPFQIHLIKFTKNNRPIASYEPELHPAASYRIKNLKATVQVFSTGSITVTGPNVRHVAMAVEQIYPLLFECKSTPR from the exons ATGGAAGCGAATAATGACGTCGCCCTGGACATCATCATCACCAACGTGGTCTCGGTTTTTAGGACGAGGTGTCATCTAAACCTCCGTACCATCGCACTCGAAGGGTCCAATGTCATATACAAACCAGAAGTCGGG AAAGTTCTGATGAAACTAAGGAAGCCCAGAATTACTGCTTCAATATGGTCCTCGGGAAAAATAATCTGTACCGGTGCTACTAG CGAAGAAGAAGCAAAACTCGGTGCCCGCCGATTAGCCCGTTGTCTGCAAAAACTAGGATTTAAG GTGAAATTCACAGCCTTCAAGGTGGTGAACGTGCTAGCTGTGTGCACCATGCCCTTCCAGATCCACCTGATCAAGTTCACCAAGAACAACAGACCCATTGCCAG TTATGAGCCAGAGCTACACCCTGCTGCATCTTACAggataaaaaacctgaaggctacGGTACAAGTCTTCTCTACCGGTAGCATCACAGTAACAG GTCCAAACGTCCGACATGTTGCCATGGCGGTTGAACAGATTTACCCGCTGTTGTTCGAGTGCAAATCGACTCCGAGATAA